Proteins co-encoded in one Gossypium arboreum isolate Shixiya-1 chromosome 11, ASM2569848v2, whole genome shotgun sequence genomic window:
- the LOC108459511 gene encoding protein RGF1 INDUCIBLE TRANSCRIPTION FACTOR 1-like — MLFSSYVPRWLQVLLTEKFFNACIIHEDARKNEKNIYCLDCCISICPHCLAPHSSHRLLQVRRYVYHDVIRLDDATKLMDCAFVQSYITNSAKVIFINQRPQTRHFRGSGNFCTICDRSLQDPYLFCSLSCKIDYLSRTEDGLSKFLFECNYLPLPDSGLDDGLVTPDSVLEPSCSTKTSSGSGGYDEVWCRALACTATTSEIVRKKRTSLTVCRPTCPPVSEVSGNLMNRRKKAPQRAPLY; from the exons ATG ttgTTTTCTTCATATGTACCTCGTTGGCTTCAAGTTCTTCTGACGGAGAAATTCTTCAACGCTTGTATAATTCATGAAGATGCGAGGAAAAACGAGAAGAATATATATTGCTTGGATTGTTGTATCAGTATATGCCCTCACTGCCTGGCTCCTCACAGTTCCCACAGGCTCTTACAG GTAAGAAGATATGTCTACCATGATGTTATAAGGTTGGATGATGCAACAAAATTAATGGACTGTGCCTTTGTTCAA TCATACATAACAAATAGCGCAAAAGTGATATTTATAAACCAAAGGCCACAAACAAGGCATTTCAGAGGCTCCGGCAATTTCTGCACCATCTGCGACAGAAGCCTGCAAGACCCTTATCTCTTTTGCTCTCTTTCCTGCAAG ATAGATTATCTGTCAAGAACAGAAGATGGGCTTTCCAAGTTCCTGTTTGAGTGCAATTATTTGCCTTTACCTGATTCTGGTCTGGATGATGGTTTGGTGACGCCCGACTCGGTCCTTGAGCCGTCTTGTTCCACCAAAACGTCTTCTGGGTCTGGTGGATACGATGAAGTGTGGTGCCGGGCACTTGCTTGCACCGCTACAACGTCGGAGATTGTGAGGAAGAAAAGGACAAGCTTAACAGTATGTCGTCCGACATGTCCTCCGGTATCCGAAGTTTCAGGAAATTTAATGAACCGGAGAAAGAAAGCTCCACAACGAGCTCCACTGTATTGA
- the LOC108458329 gene encoding Golgi SNAP receptor complex member 1-2-like isoform X1, with the protein MTDPNLDLQESGWEELRKDARKIEGDLDVKLSSYAKLGSRFTQGDTGSPTLGSSRSWKSMEIEIQSLLEKLLDINDAMSRCAASAAPTTSVTQKLARHRDILHEFTQEFRRIKGNISSMREQAELLSSVRDDISEFKASGGMSPRMQLLRERAAIHGNIAHIDDVINQAQTTRAVLGSQRALFGDVQGKVKVLSDKFPVIRGLLGSIRRRRSRDTLILSAVIAGCTLFLIIYWLSK; encoded by the exons ATGACGGATCCGAATCTGGATCTACAAGAATCGGGTTGGGAGGAACTGAGGAAAGATGCTCGAAAGATCGAAGGCGATCTCGATGTTAAACTCTCTTCATATGCTAAGCTAGGTTCTAGGTTCACCCAAGGAG ATACTGGGTCGCCAACGCTTGGGTCAAGTAGATCATGGAAGTCTATGGAAATTGAAATTCAATCATTGCTTGAGAAGCTGCTAGACATAAATGATGCTATGAGTAGATGTGCTGCATCTGCTGCACCAACTACTTCGGTAACCCAGAAACTTGCAAGGCATAGAGACATACTACATGAGTTTACTCAG GAATTTAGGAGAATTAAGGGAAATATAAGCTCAATGCGGGAACAGGCAGAGCTTCTGAGTTCTGTCAGAGATGATATCAGTGAGTTTAAG GCATCTGGGGGTATGTCACCGAGAATGCAATTACTTAGAGAGCGAGCGGCCATCCACGGGAACATAGCTCAT ATAGATGATGTGATTAATCAAGCTCAAACGACAAGGGCTGTGTTGGGCTCTCAAAGAGCTTTGTTTGGAGATGTCCAAGGCAAAGTAAAAGTTCTAAGTGACAAGTTCCCCGTTATCCGTGGCTTGCTTG GTTCCATAAGAAGGAGGCGTTCAAGAGACACACTTATTTTATCAGCAGTAATTGCTGGTTGTACATTGTTCCTTATTATCTATTGGCTCTCAAAGTAA
- the LOC108459364 gene encoding axial regulator YABBY 1-like, which translates to MSSSSVSFSSDHLSPADQLCYVHCNFCDTVLAVSVPCSSLFNNTVMVRCGHCTNLLSVDMRGLLLPTANQLHLAHSFFTPQNLLEEIRSCAPPNMVMINHPNPNDTVIRGAAELEEIAKPPVVNRPPEKRQRVPSAYNRFIKEEIQRIKAGNPDISHRDAFSAAAKNWAHFPRIHFGQMPDQAVMKMKNNVRQQEGEEAVVKDGFFVPTNVGVSPY; encoded by the exons ATGTCGTCCTCATCAGTTTCATTTTCATCGGACCACCTCTCTCCCGCGGACCAGCTCTGTTACGTCCATTGCAACTTTTGCGACACTGTTCTAGCT GTGAGTGTTCCTTGCAGTAGCTTGTTCAACAACACAGTTATGGTTCGATGCGGCCACTGCACAAATCTTTTGTCAGTCGACATGCGTGGCTTGCTTCTTCCCACAGCTAATCAGCTTCACCTTGCCCATTCTTTCTTTACCCCACAGAATCTCCTG GAAGAGATCCGAAGTTGTGCACCACCAAATATGGTGATGATCAATCACCCAAACCCAAATGACACTGTTATTCGTGGAGCAGCTGAGCTTGAGGAGATAGCCAAACCTCCTGTGGTCAACAGAC CTCCGGAGAAGAGACAGAGAGTGCCGTCTGCCTACAATCGCTTCATCAA GGAAGAAATCCAACGTATCAAAGCTGGGAATCCTGATATAAGTCACAGAGACGCCTTCAGTGCTGCTGCCAAGAAT TGGGCCCACTTCCCGCGCATACATTTCGGACAAATGCCTGATCAAGCtgttatgaaaatgaaaaataacgTACGCCAGCAG GAAGGAGAGGAGGCGGTGGTGAAAGATGGGTTCTTTGTGCCTACCAACGTCGGCGTCTCTCCCTACTAA
- the LOC108458151 gene encoding pectinesterase 2: MALARLQILVALSLVPVFLFPVALGYRANDVRSWCRKTPNPQPCEYFLSHDPKKTPIKDEFQFFKISTHLALERAARAESNTHSLGTKCRNEREKAAWSDCVNLYELTILRLNKTVDSGTNLNKDDAQTWLSTALTNLETCRTGFMELGVPDYLLPMMSNNVSQLISNTLALNKAPYKEPTYKDGFPTWVKPGDRKLLQSSSPASTANIVVAQDGSGNYKTIKDAISAASKRSGSGRYVIYVKAGTYKENVEIGSKLKNIMMVGDGIGKTIITGSKSVGGGSTTFNSATVAVVGDGFIARGITFRNTAGPTNHQAVALRSGSDLSVFYKCSFEGYQDTLYVHSERQFYRECDIYGTVDWIFGNAAVVFQDCNIYARNPPNKTNTVTAQGRTDPNQNTGIIIHNSRVTAASDLKPVQSSVKTYLGRPWKQYSRTVFMKTYLDSLINPAGWMEWDGDFALKTLYYAEYMNTGPGSSTSNRVKWGGYHVLKSASEVSKFTVGNFLAGNSWLPSTGVPFTSGL, encoded by the exons ATGGCATTGGCACGTCTTCAAATCCTCGTAGCACTTTCCTTGGTGCCTGTTTTTCTTTTTCCGGTTGCTTTAGGATATAGGGCTAATGATGTGAGATCATGGTGCAGGAAAACTCCTAACCCACAGCCGTGCGAGTATTTTTTGAGCCATGATCCCAAAAAAACCCCAATCAAAGATGAGTTCCAATTTTTCAAAATCTCCACGCACCTCGCTCTAGAGCGTGCCGCACGAGCAGAAAGTAACACGCATTCATTGGGCACTAAGTGCCGGAATGAACGTGAAAAGGCTGCATGGTCCGATTGCGTAAACTTGTATGAGTTAACCATCCTTCGTCTCAACAAAACTGTTGATTCCGGCACCAATCTCAATAAGGATGATGCTCAAACATGGCTCAGCACGGCTTTAACCAATCTCGAAACATGCCGGACCGGGTTTATGGAACTCGGGGTCCCGGATTATCTTCTTCCCATGATGTCTAACAACGTTTCCCAGTTAATTAGTAACACCCTGGCTCTCAACAAGGCACCTTACAAGGAACCAACCTACAAAGATGGGTTCCCGACATGGGTGAAACCCGGTGACAGGAAGCTGTTGCAATCGTCGTCGCCAGCTTCTACGGCGAATATTGTCGTGGCCCAAGATGGTTCAGGGAATTATAAGACGATAAAAGACGCTATATCCGCTGCTTCGAAGAGGTCCGGAAGTGGAAGGTATGTGATATACGTTAAGGCAGGCACATACAAGGAAAATGTTGAGATAGGAAGCAAGCTGAAAAACATCATGATGGTGGGCGATGGTATAGGGAAAACTATAATCACAGGGAGCAAAAGCGTCGGAGGAGGATCCACAACGTTCAATTCAGCCACCGTTG CCGTTGTTGGAGATGGGTTCATTGCTCGTGGCATTACGTTCAGAAACACCGCTGGTCCTACTAACCATCAGGCAGTGGCTCTACGTTCAGGCTCCGATCTCTCGGTGTTCTACAAATGCAGCTTCGAAGGGTACCAAGACACTCTTTACGTCCATTCCGAAAGGCAATTTTACAGAGAATGTGACATCTACGGGACCGTTGATTGGATATTCGGCAACGCAGCCGTTGTGTTTCAAGACTGCAACATATACGCACGCAATCCCCCTAATAAGACCAACACGGTGACGGCTCAAGGCCGGACCGACCCAAACCAGAATACTGGAATTATAATCCACAACTCCAGAGTTACAGCAGCTTCCGATTTGAAGCCAGTGCAAAGCTCGGTGAAGACATATCTAGGGAGGCCATGGAAACAATATTCGAGGACGGTTTTCATGAAAACGTATCTGGATAGCTTAATTAACCCGGCCGGCTGGATGGAATGGGATGGTGATTTTGCACTTAAGACGCTGTATTATGCGGAGTATATGAACACTGGCCCCGGTTCATCCACGTCTAATAGAGTCAAATGGGGAGGCTACCATGTTCTTAAGAGCGCAAGTGAGGTGTCAAAGTTCACTGTCGGTAACTTTCTGGCTGGGAATTCTTGGTTGCCGAGCACCGGTGTGCCTTTCACTTCAGGACTTTAA
- the LOC108459752 gene encoding plasmodesmata-located protein 8-like: MFGSFESHPTHKTIKALGLPTLFILLLSLSCFGHLVKAYVLIYAGCSQEKYAPNSPFEGNLNSFLSSVVSSSSQVSYNAYALGNGSSTPPEGAIYGLYQCRGDLPMFECSRCMQSAVKQIGLVCSNSYGASVQLEGCYLRYEHSNFLGSPDTTLMFKKCSRSVNNDVEFFKRRDDVLADLQSAIGFKVSSSGLVEGFSQCLGDLSSSDCSACLSDAVAKLKSLCGSAAAAGVYLGQCYARYWASGYYAELTPESSHEDDVGKTVAIIVGVLAGVVVLIVLLSVCRKTKH; the protein is encoded by the exons atgttcggGAGCTTTGAATCACATCCCACTCACAAAACTATCAAAGCCTTGGGACTCCCTACACTCTTCATTCTCTTGCTCTCTCTTAGTTgctttggtcatttggttaaagCTTATGTCTTAATCTACGCTGGCTGCTCTCAAGAAAAATACGCACCAAACTCCCCATTTGAAGGTAACCTCAACTCTTTTCTATCATCAGTCGTTAGCTCATCCTCTCAAGTGTCTTACAATGCGTATGCTCTTGGAAATGGAAGCTCAACCCCTCCTGAAGGCGCCATATATGGCTTGTACCAGTGCAGGGGTGATTTGCCGATGTTTGAATGCTCAAGATGTATGCAAAGTGCTGTTAAGCAGATAGGCTTGGTTTGTTCCAACTCTTACGGCGCTTCAGTACAACTCGAAGGCTGCTATTTAAGATATGAGCATAGTAATTTCTTGGGGAGTCCCGATACGACTCTCATGTTCAAGAAATGCAGTAGAAGTGTTAACAACGATGTGGAATTCTTTAAGCGTAGAGATGATGTTCTAGCTGACTTGCAGTCGGCTATTGGTTTCAAAGTCAGTTCCTCAGGGTTGGTGGAAGGGTTTTCTCAGTGTTTGGGGGACTTGAGCTCCTCTGATTGCTCTGCATGCCTTTCGGATGCTGTGGCCAAACTTAAGAGTTTATGTGGATCAGCTGCAGCTGCTGGTGTATACTTAGGGCAGTGTTATGCTCGATACTGGGCATCCGGCTACTATGCTGAACTCACTCCAG AATCCTCCCACGAAGATGATGTCGGGAAAACAGTAGCAATAATCGTGGGTGTATTGGCAGGTGTAGTGGTTCTGATTGTTCTTCTCTCAGTTTGCCGAAAAACCAAAC ATTGA
- the LOC108458329 gene encoding Golgi SNAP receptor complex member 1-2-like isoform X2, producing MTDPNLDLQESGWEELRKDARKIEGDLDVKLSSYAKLGSRFTQGGFPLSFSCISLEFCYVDTGSPTLGSSRSWKSMEIEIQSLLEKLLDINDAMSRCAASAAPTTSVTQKLARHRDILHEFTQEFRRIKGNISSMREQAELLSSVRDDISEFKASGGMSPRMQLLRERAAIHGNIAHIDDVINQAQTTRAVLGSQRALFGDVQGKVKVLSDKFPVIRGLLGSIRRRRSRDTLILSAVIAGCTLFLIIYWLSK from the exons ATGACGGATCCGAATCTGGATCTACAAGAATCGGGTTGGGAGGAACTGAGGAAAGATGCTCGAAAGATCGAAGGCGATCTCGATGTTAAACTCTCTTCATATGCTAAGCTAGGTTCTAGGTTCACCCAAGGAGGTTTCCCCCTTTCATTTAGCTGTATCTCTTTAGAATTTT GTTATGTAGATACTGGGTCGCCAACGCTTGGGTCAAGTAGATCATGGAAGTCTATGGAAATTGAAATTCAATCATTGCTTGAGAAGCTGCTAGACATAAATGATGCTATGAGTAGATGTGCTGCATCTGCTGCACCAACTACTTCGGTAACCCAGAAACTTGCAAGGCATAGAGACATACTACATGAGTTTACTCAG GAATTTAGGAGAATTAAGGGAAATATAAGCTCAATGCGGGAACAGGCAGAGCTTCTGAGTTCTGTCAGAGATGATATCAGTGAGTTTAAG GCATCTGGGGGTATGTCACCGAGAATGCAATTACTTAGAGAGCGAGCGGCCATCCACGGGAACATAGCTCAT ATAGATGATGTGATTAATCAAGCTCAAACGACAAGGGCTGTGTTGGGCTCTCAAAGAGCTTTGTTTGGAGATGTCCAAGGCAAAGTAAAAGTTCTAAGTGACAAGTTCCCCGTTATCCGTGGCTTGCTTG GTTCCATAAGAAGGAGGCGTTCAAGAGACACACTTATTTTATCAGCAGTAATTGCTGGTTGTACATTGTTCCTTATTATCTATTGGCTCTCAAAGTAA
- the LOC108459715 gene encoding auxin-responsive protein SAUR36-like, producing MRKIRGFKIGKRLVRISRCFIREPRNPPGYPPLSRSGSFCNSKPFSKLISWGRRLTERAKSLCSVKPGSGYVPIDQDPIKKERAEVPKGHLAVYVGKKDGDFHRVLVPVIYFNHPLFGELLRKAEEEYGFSHQGGITIPCRFSEFEKVQTRIAAGTGGRKISRKGHH from the coding sequence ATGAGAAAGATAAGAGGCTTCAAGATCGGGAAACGGCTTGTCCGAATCTCCAGATGCTTCATCCGCGAACCTCGGAACCCACCTGGGTACCCTCCCCTGTCCCGTTCTGGGTCCTTTTGTAACTCGAAGCCTTTCTCCAAGCTTATCAGTTGGGGTCGCCGTTTGACAGAAAGAGCCAAATCTCTATGCTCAGTGAAACCTGGGTCGGGTTACGTTCCCATTGATCAAGACCCCATCAAAAAGGAACGGGCGGAAGTTCCAAAAGGGCACTTAGCCGTCTACGTTGGTAAAAAAGACGGCGACTTTCATAGAGTTTTGGTGCCGGTTATTTACTTTAACCACCCTTTGTTCGGCGAGCTCTTGAGAAAAGCCGAAGAGGAATATGGATTTAGCCACCAAGGTGGAATCACCATTCCTTGCCGGTTCTCCGAGTTTGAGAAGGTCCAGACCCGGATCGCAGCGGGAACCGGAGGAAGGAAAATATCGAGGAAGGGCCACCATTGA